A stretch of Dehalococcoidia bacterium DNA encodes these proteins:
- a CDS encoding PIN domain-containing protein translates to MDTNILLDVLVPGAPHGDASEQALTESLRAGATVVSEAVYAELSPHFPAREELDRFLEDTGIRLQPSGTEALYLAGKAWREYLRRRPDSLVCPSCGTSQDIHCARCGAHLIPRQHVVADFLIGAHATLHADRLLTRDRGYYRTYFLGLQLA, encoded by the coding sequence GTGGACACGAACATCCTCCTGGACGTCCTTGTCCCTGGTGCTCCGCACGGAGACGCCTCAGAGCAGGCCCTGACCGAGTCCCTTAGAGCTGGCGCGACGGTCGTCTCCGAAGCCGTTTACGCGGAGCTGTCTCCCCATTTCCCCGCTCGTGAGGAACTGGACCGGTTCCTGGAAGATACCGGTATCCGACTACAGCCCTCGGGCACCGAGGCCCTCTACCTGGCAGGCAAGGCATGGCGCGAGTACCTGCGCCGGCGGCCAGATTCCCTGGTTTGCCCTTCCTGTGGAACTTCACAGGACATTCACTGCGCGAGGTGTGGAGCACATCTCATCCCACGCCAACACGTCGTGGCCGATTTCCTCATCGGTGCCCATGCTACCCTCCATGCTGACCGACTGCTGACCAGAGACCGTGGGTACTACCGAACGTATTTTCTCGGACTGCAACTGGCGTAG
- a CDS encoding AbrB/MazE/SpoVT family DNA-binding domain-containing protein translates to MAMTRITTKGQVTIPKEVRERMGLRPGDKLEFMEEDGVFRLRKRLPPAPLKKYRGYLKNLTEQDPDELVKEMRGQ, encoded by the coding sequence ATGGCTATGACGAGGATTACCACCAAAGGACAGGTGACCATCCCCAAAGAGGTCCGCGAGCGCATGGGGCTCCGGCCAGGAGACAAACTGGAATTCATGGAGGAAGATGGCGTGTTCCGCCTCAGGAAGCGCCTCCCTCCCGCTCCGCTCAAAAAGTATAGGGGCTACCTGAAAAACCTGACGGAGCAGGATCCCGACGAGCTTGTCAAGGAGATGCGCGGGCAGTGA
- a CDS encoding cytochrome c, with the protein MSPRPCSPARRPSATTWPFRGRGAALALLLLSGCAAPAQAMAPSAPEAPSAGQLVFVERCQICHGVEGRGLIGPPLNATGHAYEHTDDNLFRTITRGTAAGMPSWRDGLSPNEVRQVIGYLKTLWTDDQRDFQTRVTVTGFGGMR; encoded by the coding sequence ATGTCCCCGCGTCCGTGCAGTCCGGCCCGGCGGCCTAGCGCCACGACCTGGCCCTTCCGTGGAAGGGGCGCGGCCCTCGCCCTGCTCCTGCTGTCGGGCTGCGCCGCGCCCGCCCAGGCGATGGCCCCCTCCGCTCCGGAAGCGCCCTCAGCGGGACAGTTGGTTTTCGTGGAGCGCTGCCAGATATGCCACGGCGTCGAGGGACGCGGTCTGATCGGCCCGCCGCTGAACGCGACCGGCCACGCCTACGAGCACACGGACGACAACCTGTTCCGCACCATCACGCGCGGGACAGCGGCGGGGATGCCCTCGTGGCGGGACGGCCTCTCGCCGAACGAGGTGCGCCAGGTCATAGGCTATCTGAAGACCCTGTGGACGGACGACCAGCGCGACTTCCAGACGCGCGTGACGGTCACGGGCTTCGGCGGGATGCGGTAG
- a CDS encoding TIGR04053 family radical SAM/SPASM domain-containing protein, whose translation MPDRVPPRPHYFDVDFNVTPFTLAWEVTRACALACVHCRATAQPKRDPRELSSEEALRVVDQIVEMGKPILIVTGGDPLMRRDVFDIIRYASGKGLRVGLSPSATALATSQNLARARESGVDMVHISLDGSRPEVHDAFRGVRGSFQRTLDVLNSIKELGIPLQVGTTVSRYNIGDLPAIAEHVASVGARVWSVFFLVPTGRGQMSDMVTAREHEATFNWLYDLSRTASFAVRTTAAPHYRRVVIQRTRQAQPSGGVEWELTGAGYAFREGRAPRDQGVNDGKGFCFISHTGDIYPSGFLQLSAGNVREQPVAEVYRHSALFTALRNPVLLKGRCGACEFRGVCGGSRARAYGLTGDYLESDPSCVYVPASVQSGPAA comes from the coding sequence ATGCCTGACCGCGTTCCGCCACGCCCCCACTACTTCGACGTGGACTTCAACGTCACGCCGTTCACACTGGCGTGGGAGGTGACCCGCGCCTGCGCTCTGGCGTGCGTGCACTGCCGCGCCACGGCCCAGCCCAAGCGCGACCCGCGCGAGCTGTCGTCGGAGGAGGCCCTCCGCGTCGTTGACCAGATCGTGGAGATGGGCAAGCCCATCCTTATCGTCACCGGCGGCGACCCCCTGATGCGGCGCGACGTCTTCGATATCATCCGCTACGCATCCGGCAAGGGCCTGCGCGTCGGCCTGTCGCCCAGCGCCACCGCACTGGCGACGTCCCAGAACCTGGCGCGGGCCAGAGAGTCGGGCGTAGACATGGTGCACATCAGCCTGGACGGCTCCCGTCCAGAGGTGCACGACGCCTTTCGCGGGGTGCGCGGCTCTTTTCAGCGCACCCTGGATGTCCTGAACAGCATCAAGGAGCTGGGCATCCCCCTGCAAGTCGGCACGACGGTCAGCCGCTACAACATCGGCGACCTGCCGGCCATCGCAGAGCACGTGGCGTCCGTGGGCGCGCGCGTCTGGAGCGTCTTCTTCCTGGTGCCGACGGGACGCGGCCAGATGTCGGACATGGTGACGGCGCGGGAGCACGAAGCGACCTTCAACTGGCTCTACGACCTCTCGCGCACGGCCTCCTTCGCCGTCCGCACCACGGCGGCGCCGCACTACCGGCGCGTGGTCATCCAGCGCACGCGGCAGGCGCAGCCGAGCGGCGGCGTGGAGTGGGAGCTGACCGGCGCGGGCTACGCCTTCCGCGAGGGGCGGGCGCCCCGCGACCAGGGCGTCAACGACGGCAAGGGCTTCTGCTTCATCTCCCACACGGGGGACATCTATCCCAGCGGGTTCCTGCAGCTCTCCGCGGGCAACGTGCGCGAGCAGCCCGTCGCCGAGGTCTATCGCCACTCCGCGCTCTTCACCGCGCTGCGCAACCCGGTGCTGCTCAAGGGCAGGTGCGGCGCCTGCGAGTTCCGCGGCGTCTGCGGCGGCTCCCGCGCCCGCGCCTACGGCCTCACCGGCGACTACCTGGAATCCGACCCATCCTGCGTCTATGTCCCCGCGTCCGTGCAGTCCGGCCCGGCGGCCTAG
- a CDS encoding radical SAM protein yields the protein MLNVTRLLGGMPARGDHLRYTGERVHHRPVVVWNITRRCNLHCAHCYAGAADRPFPGELTTDEALGVINDLAAYGAPVLLLSGGEPLLRPDLLSLVRHAASKGMVPVLSTNGTLLTPDAARELAGAGLSYIGISFDGLEGAHDKFRGSKGAFQASMAGLRHARAAGVRVGVRFTLTRLNYDQLEAVLRLAESEGADRCCVYHLAYAGRGQRIVNYDLTHQETRDAVDTIFAHARANVRPGLEFLTVDNHTDAVYLYLRLLRDQPTRAAEVLALLRRNGGNSAGSGIGCIDYMGNVHPDQFSWHLTLGNVRERPFSQIWEDASNPLLQGLRHRKGRIHGRCGACPYFDICNGNLRVRAESTFGDMWAEDPACYLTDAELGIAPDRIVQAAGASTNA from the coding sequence ATGCTTAACGTTACCCGTCTCCTCGGCGGCATGCCGGCGCGGGGAGACCACCTGCGCTATACGGGCGAGCGTGTCCACCACCGGCCCGTGGTCGTATGGAACATCACCCGGCGCTGCAACCTGCACTGCGCGCACTGCTATGCGGGCGCCGCCGACCGTCCTTTCCCCGGCGAACTGACCACGGACGAGGCGCTCGGCGTCATTAACGACCTGGCCGCGTACGGCGCTCCCGTGCTCCTCCTCTCCGGCGGCGAGCCGCTCCTGCGCCCTGACCTGCTGTCCCTGGTGCGACATGCCGCGAGCAAAGGCATGGTCCCCGTCCTCTCCACCAACGGCACGCTGCTCACGCCCGACGCCGCGCGGGAACTGGCCGGAGCAGGACTGAGCTACATTGGCATCAGCTTCGACGGGCTGGAGGGCGCGCACGACAAGTTCCGCGGCTCCAAGGGCGCGTTCCAGGCGTCCATGGCGGGGCTGCGCCACGCGCGCGCCGCGGGCGTCCGCGTCGGCGTCCGCTTCACTCTCACGCGCCTTAACTACGACCAGCTTGAGGCCGTCCTGCGCCTCGCCGAGAGCGAAGGGGCGGACCGCTGCTGTGTCTATCACCTGGCGTACGCCGGGCGCGGGCAGCGCATCGTCAACTACGACCTCACGCACCAGGAGACGCGGGACGCGGTGGACACCATCTTCGCGCACGCGCGGGCCAACGTGCGCCCCGGCCTGGAGTTCCTGACCGTGGACAACCACACGGACGCCGTGTACCTCTACCTGCGCCTTCTGCGCGACCAGCCGACGCGCGCCGCCGAGGTGCTGGCCCTGCTCCGCCGCAACGGCGGGAACAGCGCCGGGTCAGGCATCGGCTGCATTGACTACATGGGCAACGTCCACCCGGACCAGTTCTCGTGGCACCTCACCCTGGGCAACGTCCGAGAGCGGCCCTTCAGCCAGATCTGGGAGGATGCGTCCAACCCGTTGCTTCAGGGCCTGCGCCACCGCAAGGGGCGCATCCACGGGCGGTGCGGCGCGTGCCCCTACTTCGACATCTGCAACGGCAATCTGCGCGTGCGCGCCGAGTCCACCTTCGGCGACATGTGGGCGGAGGACCCCGCCTGCTACCTGACGGACGCCGAGTTGGGCATCGCGCCCGACCGTATCGTCCAGGCAGCCGGGGCTTCGACCAATGCCTGA
- a CDS encoding helix-turn-helix domain-containing protein, which produces MKRHFLSRADVARLMEVSPNTVTRWAREGRLPFVLTLGGRRRYVRDDVEKLVKVLLDPRRTSEFQIISGRMVPTASL; this is translated from the coding sequence ATGAAACGGCATTTCCTCTCCCGCGCGGACGTAGCCCGGCTGATGGAGGTCTCCCCGAACACCGTCACACGCTGGGCACGAGAGGGACGGCTTCCGTTCGTCCTTACGCTCGGCGGGCGGCGCCGCTACGTTCGGGACGACGTGGAGAAGCTGGTCAAGGTCCTGCTGGACCCGCGCCGCACCTCCGAATTCCAGATAATATCCGGCCGGATGGTCCCGACGGCGTCTCTCTAG
- a CDS encoding helix-turn-helix transcriptional regulator — protein sequence MRTKERIDAKGEKAMPSSHPSVLNTFAGAGDPTFAVDANGLIVLWNAAAEELLGYPAKEVVGRYCHEVVGGRDNSCHHFCGPGCSAKASVLKSQQVRNYDLLTAHKDGHDVWVNVSVIGVPDVKGVPRYTVHILRDVTEQHRSEQVLNDILKRLDGHITLTPSQEPTDASPPTPPHPTLSTREHQVLQLLAAGLGAKDIAKELQISHFTVRNHVQSILAKMGVHSTSQAIAHAYQNRLLDSPPL from the coding sequence ATGAGAACGAAAGAACGCATTGACGCCAAAGGGGAGAAAGCGATGCCTTCATCGCATCCGTCAGTGCTCAACACCTTCGCCGGAGCAGGTGACCCCACCTTCGCGGTGGACGCAAACGGGCTTATCGTGCTCTGGAACGCTGCGGCGGAGGAACTGCTGGGCTACCCCGCCAAGGAGGTCGTGGGCCGCTACTGCCACGAAGTTGTGGGGGGTAGAGACAACTCGTGCCACCACTTCTGCGGCCCCGGTTGCTCCGCGAAGGCGTCCGTCCTCAAGAGCCAGCAAGTGCGGAATTACGACCTGCTGACCGCTCACAAGGATGGACACGACGTCTGGGTCAACGTGAGCGTCATCGGTGTCCCTGACGTGAAAGGCGTGCCACGGTACACGGTGCACATCCTCCGCGACGTCACAGAGCAGCACCGTTCGGAGCAGGTCCTGAACGACATCCTGAAGCGGCTGGACGGCCACATCACCCTCACGCCCAGTCAGGAGCCCACCGACGCTTCGCCGCCCACCCCTCCCCACCCCACCCTTTCAACGCGAGAGCACCAGGTCCTGCAGCTCCTGGCGGCCGGACTGGGCGCCAAGGACATCGCCAAAGAGCTCCAGATCAGCCACTTCACCGTCCGCAACCACGTCCAAAGCATCCTTGCGAAGATGGGCGTCCACTCCACCTCGCAAGCTATCGCTCACGCCTATCAGAACCGCCTCCTCGACAGCCCACCCCTCTAG
- a CDS encoding DsbA family protein has protein sequence MSETIAFDVYCDYTUPYVHTAAVWLADVRKALGDRLVVTWRYFSLEQVNSQEGPEWKLWDQPDSYHSKGRLAFHAAESARRQGPDAFERLHMGLLKARHEDGKSLAERAVVLDVAQRAGLDTARLERDLGDRLLLRRLGEDHTHAVEKYGVFGTPTLVFANGGAAYLKLRPAPPAQDALRVFENLHQFIAGWPFIVEVKRPTPGARPR, from the coding sequence ATGTCTGAGACTATCGCGTTCGACGTGTACTGCGACTACACCTGACCCTACGTGCACACGGCGGCCGTCTGGCTCGCCGATGTCCGGAAGGCGCTGGGCGACCGTTTGGTGGTCACCTGGCGCTACTTCTCGCTGGAGCAGGTGAACAGCCAGGAGGGGCCTGAGTGGAAGCTGTGGGATCAGCCGGACTCGTACCATAGCAAGGGTCGCCTGGCGTTCCACGCCGCGGAGTCGGCCCGCCGTCAGGGGCCGGACGCCTTTGAGCGTCTGCACATGGGGCTTCTGAAGGCGAGGCACGAGGATGGCAAGAGCCTGGCGGAGCGCGCGGTGGTGCTGGACGTGGCGCAGCGCGCGGGGCTGGACACGGCCCGCCTGGAGAGAGACCTGGGCGACCGCTTGCTGCTGCGACGCCTGGGGGAGGACCACACGCACGCGGTGGAGAAGTACGGCGTCTTTGGTACGCCCACGCTGGTCTTCGCCAACGGCGGCGCCGCGTACCTGAAACTGCGGCCCGCGCCGCCGGCCCAGGACGCGTTGCGCGTGTTTGAGAACCTTCACCAGTTCATCGCCGGATGGCCCTTCATCGTCGAGGTGAAGCGGCCCACGCCGGGCGCACGGCCTCGGTAA
- the rnc gene encoding ribonuclease III, which produces MAASHDLEKLERALGVAFHDRRFLDEALVHRSYVHERTAPLSSNERLEFLGDAFLGFVVADELMRAFPGVSEGDLTQLRTALVRGETLAELAASLNLGDFLYLGRGEAQAGGRKRTTNLARVMEAVMGAVLVDQGYEAARSWLLRLLAPAMQRLAREGPPRDEKSVLQEMVQARGMPSPEYRVVEASGPAHKRTFDVEVEAGDVRGRGAGRSKRAAEQAAARSALAALRGRV; this is translated from the coding sequence ATGGCAGCATCGCACGACCTGGAGAAACTGGAGCGCGCGTTAGGGGTGGCCTTCCACGACCGCAGGTTCCTGGACGAGGCGCTTGTGCACCGCTCCTATGTCCACGAGCGGACGGCGCCGCTCTCCTCCAATGAACGTCTTGAGTTTCTGGGCGACGCTTTTCTGGGCTTCGTGGTCGCGGACGAGTTGATGCGCGCCTTTCCCGGCGTCTCGGAAGGCGACCTGACCCAGCTACGCACGGCGCTGGTGCGCGGAGAGACGCTGGCGGAGCTGGCCGCGTCGCTCAATCTGGGTGACTTCCTGTACTTGGGACGTGGCGAGGCGCAGGCCGGAGGACGTAAACGGACAACGAATCTGGCACGGGTGATGGAGGCGGTGATGGGCGCCGTTCTGGTGGACCAGGGCTACGAGGCGGCGCGAAGCTGGCTCCTCAGGCTTCTGGCGCCCGCCATGCAGCGGCTGGCGCGGGAAGGCCCTCCGCGGGACGAGAAGTCCGTCCTCCAGGAGATGGTGCAGGCGCGGGGCATGCCATCGCCGGAGTACCGGGTGGTGGAGGCCAGCGGGCCTGCCCACAAGCGGACGTTCGATGTGGAGGTGGAGGCGGGCGATGTGCGGGGCAGAGGCGCGGGGCGCAGCAAGCGTGCCGCGGAGCAGGCGGCCGCCCGGTCGGCGCTGGCGGCGCTGCGGGGGCGTGTCTAG
- a CDS encoding FecR domain-containing protein, which yields MRRVVGTLADILLLSAVVLGIIALWGLLPTESREEVPTTLRVVQGKASVLTPGGQKEQIVGSLASLSPDARLRVPAGGDAFLLYADGTVSRVTGPVDMVLEESTRTLNKPAVLTRMLAMVRGSAPPPPDEVNVVVKARVLRGEVINKVAPPSSRNSLFELKAPTTIVVGGSTSFIMAVRDDGETSVEVSQGTVRIAMVSASGPALTPVIIPQLASRQGVVIPALASGAATPSEVLNVLSSLEATLPRLDGASGPISVGVIGFREVRSGDIPYLVGERSDTAQLRAFASRPSQPQTAAAVEAKTTVPGSKTFVLTDRDIGSNLPPPFPPGTKIHILAGNAVKVETGDLTVVATVSAVDGRLDIRGMPLDVNPAQVSQALVERMGAGSQTPPPFLSVSSEPGRLTFT from the coding sequence ATGCGACGAGTAGTCGGAACTCTGGCGGACATCCTGCTCCTGAGCGCGGTCGTACTCGGAATTATTGCCTTGTGGGGACTCCTGCCGACAGAAAGCCGCGAGGAAGTGCCCACCACACTTCGAGTCGTCCAGGGGAAAGCCTCCGTGCTGACGCCTGGAGGTCAGAAGGAGCAAATCGTCGGGAGTCTGGCATCGCTGAGCCCAGACGCGAGGCTGCGCGTTCCGGCCGGGGGTGATGCTTTCCTCCTTTACGCCGATGGAACTGTCAGTCGCGTTACCGGCCCGGTCGACATGGTCCTCGAGGAATCCACGCGCACCCTCAACAAGCCCGCGGTTCTCACCCGCATGCTGGCGATGGTCCGCGGGTCGGCGCCCCCTCCTCCGGACGAAGTGAACGTTGTTGTGAAAGCCAGGGTACTGCGGGGAGAGGTTATCAACAAAGTCGCTCCACCCTCTTCCAGGAATTCTCTCTTCGAGCTGAAGGCGCCGACGACGATCGTCGTCGGTGGAAGCACAAGTTTCATCATGGCGGTGCGCGATGACGGAGAGACGAGTGTCGAGGTGAGCCAGGGTACCGTCCGTATTGCGATGGTCTCCGCCAGCGGACCCGCGCTGACCCCCGTGATCATCCCACAACTCGCTTCCCGCCAGGGCGTGGTCATACCCGCCCTGGCGTCTGGCGCGGCCACGCCGTCCGAGGTCCTCAACGTCCTGTCCTCCCTGGAGGCCACCCTCCCGCGTCTCGACGGCGCGTCGGGCCCAATCAGTGTGGGCGTGATAGGCTTCCGCGAAGTACGCTCCGGCGACATACCCTATCTTGTCGGCGAGCGCAGCGATACTGCTCAGCTTCGCGCCTTCGCTTCCCGCCCTTCGCAGCCGCAGACGGCCGCTGCCGTCGAAGCCAAAACAACGGTCCCCGGCAGCAAGACGTTCGTCTTGACGGACCGCGATATCGGGAGCAATCTGCCGCCACCGTTCCCACCCGGCACGAAAATCCACATCCTGGCGGGAAATGCCGTGAAGGTGGAGACAGGGGACCTGACTGTCGTGGCAACCGTATCGGCGGTGGACGGTCGCCTGGACATCAGGGGTATGCCGCTGGATGTGAACCCAGCCCAAGTGTCGCAGGCTCTTGTTGAACGCATGGGCGCCGGTAGTCAGACGCCGCCGCCATTTCTTTCCGTAAGCTCGGAGCCGGGGCGGCTGACTTTCACGTAG
- the corA gene encoding magnesium/cobalt transporter CorA produces the protein MIRSMYRDEQGALTRDLTPQQIAEAVASRRGLLWVDLDSPSTEEGSILKEVFQFHPLTIEDCYNVVQYPKIDDYDSYIFAAVHGIRMDGAADQVQTVELDFYVGANYLLTFHLDPLPSIAETWERCQEQPERLGKGLDFLLHAILDKMASNYTPVLDKLGETLDILEREALDRPNRRVLLRILQVKRSILHVRRVASPQRDVLLRFAREPLFFIRPETRVYFADVHDLMARTARTIESQVSLAEGALAVYLSAATSTSNEVMKVLSTVATIFMPLTLIASIYGMNFRNMPELEWPFGYFGVLGFMAVVAIGITVYFRWRRWI, from the coding sequence ATGATCCGTTCCATGTACCGAGACGAGCAAGGAGCGCTGACCAGGGACCTGACGCCCCAGCAGATTGCGGAGGCCGTCGCCAGCCGCCGAGGGCTTCTGTGGGTTGACCTGGACAGTCCCAGCACGGAGGAGGGAAGCATCCTCAAGGAGGTCTTCCAGTTCCATCCTCTGACCATCGAGGACTGCTACAACGTCGTGCAGTACCCGAAGATTGACGACTACGACAGTTACATCTTCGCGGCAGTGCATGGCATCCGCATGGACGGCGCCGCGGACCAGGTCCAGACCGTGGAGCTGGACTTCTACGTGGGCGCCAACTACCTGCTGACCTTCCACCTTGACCCCCTCCCCTCCATCGCCGAGACATGGGAGCGCTGCCAGGAACAGCCGGAACGCCTTGGCAAAGGGCTGGATTTCCTGCTTCACGCCATTCTGGACAAGATGGCCAGCAACTACACGCCCGTGCTGGACAAGCTAGGGGAGACACTGGACATATTGGAACGTGAAGCCCTGGACAGGCCAAACCGTCGCGTCCTGCTGCGCATCCTGCAGGTGAAGCGCAGCATCCTGCACGTGCGCCGCGTCGCCTCGCCCCAGCGCGACGTCCTCCTCCGCTTCGCCCGTGAACCGCTCTTCTTCATCCGTCCGGAGACGCGGGTGTACTTCGCGGACGTGCACGACCTCATGGCCCGCACGGCGCGCACCATCGAGTCACAGGTCAGCCTGGCCGAGGGCGCTCTGGCCGTTTACCTGTCGGCGGCGACCAGCACCTCCAACGAAGTTATGAAGGTGCTGTCCACGGTGGCTACGATTTTCATGCCGCTCACGCTGATCGCCAGTATCTACGGCATGAACTTCCGAAACATGCCGGAGTTGGAGTGGCCGTTCGGCTACTTCGGCGTGCTGGGCTTCATGGCGGTCGTAGCCATCGGCATCACGGTCTACTTCCGGTGGAGGCGGTGGATTTAG
- the ftsY gene encoding signal recognition particle-docking protein FtsY — MFRRSEKTEQGIKKTRDTLFGRVLGLLKGSSIDETLWDELEEALIAADVGAATAARLVQNVRERVRREGITTPEGVRGALQSEVVAALTVPYKGALRPAENGGQAVLPRPLVVLVVGVNGTGKTTSIAKLARYFHDQGKSLVLAAADTFRAAAIDQLKVWGERVEAPVIAHQPGADPGAVAFDALQAARNRNADVLLIDTAGRLHTKTNLMEELKKIRRVLARLDPAAPHEVLLVLDATTGQNAVAQGRVFAEAVGITGLVLTKLDGTAKGGVVIPLCQELKVPILFIGTGEQADDFAPFQPAEFAAALFAP, encoded by the coding sequence CTGTTCCGCCGCTCCGAGAAGACCGAGCAGGGGATCAAAAAGACCCGCGACACGCTCTTTGGGCGTGTGCTGGGCCTGTTGAAGGGCTCCAGCATTGACGAGACGCTCTGGGACGAGTTGGAGGAGGCCCTGATAGCGGCTGACGTAGGGGCCGCCACGGCGGCGCGGCTCGTCCAGAACGTGCGGGAGCGGGTGCGCCGCGAGGGCATCACCACCCCGGAGGGGGTGCGCGGCGCCCTCCAGTCCGAGGTGGTGGCGGCGCTGACCGTGCCGTACAAAGGCGCGCTGCGGCCCGCCGAGAACGGCGGTCAGGCGGTGCTGCCCAGGCCCCTGGTGGTCCTGGTGGTCGGCGTGAACGGCACAGGCAAAACGACCAGCATCGCCAAGCTGGCGCGCTACTTCCATGACCAGGGCAAGTCGTTGGTGCTGGCCGCGGCGGATACGTTCCGCGCCGCCGCCATTGACCAGCTCAAAGTGTGGGGCGAGCGCGTCGAAGCGCCCGTCATCGCGCACCAGCCGGGCGCCGACCCCGGCGCCGTTGCTTTCGACGCGCTCCAGGCGGCCCGCAATCGCAACGCGGATGTGCTGCTCATTGATACGGCGGGCCGGTTGCACACCAAGACAAACCTCATGGAGGAGCTGAAGAAGATTCGCCGCGTGCTCGCGCGGCTGGACCCCGCCGCTCCCCACGAGGTGCTGCTGGTTTTGGATGCCACCACCGGCCAGAACGCGGTGGCGCAGGGGCGCGTGTTCGCCGAGGCGGTAGGTATCACGGGCCTTGTGCTGACCAAGCTGGACGGCACGGCGAAGGGAGGCGTGGTGATCCCACTTTGCCAGGAGTTGAAGGTGCCCATCCTGTTCATCGGCACGGGGGAGCAGGCGGACGACTTCGCGCCGTTTCAGCCGGCGGAGTTCGCCGCGGCCCTCTTTGCTCCGTAA